In Pseudomonas deceptionensis, a single window of DNA contains:
- a CDS encoding polyprenyl synthetase family protein: MQPQAFYRAVADDFSAVDGIIKKQLTSRVPLVSKIGDYITSAGGKRLRPLLVLLCGKALGREGDDMRLLAATIEFLHTATLLHDDVVDMSGMRRGRKTANATWGNAPSVLVGDFLYSRSFEMMVELGSMPVMKILSQATRIIAEGEVLQLSKVRDASTTEETYMEVIRGKTAMLFEASTHSAAALAGATPEQSEALRTFGDHLGVAFQLVDDLLDYRGDAETLGKNVGDDLAEGKPTLPLIYTMREGTPEQAALVRKAIQKGGIEDLESIREAVEASGSLEYTAQLARDYVARAIVCLEALPPSEYRDALVELSEFAVARTH; the protein is encoded by the coding sequence ATGCAACCCCAAGCTTTCTACCGCGCGGTGGCGGACGATTTTAGCGCCGTCGATGGCATCATCAAGAAGCAGCTGACTTCACGCGTACCGCTGGTCTCAAAAATCGGCGATTACATCACTTCGGCCGGCGGCAAACGCCTTCGTCCTTTATTAGTGCTGTTGTGTGGCAAGGCCCTGGGCCGCGAAGGCGACGATATGCGTCTGCTCGCCGCGACCATCGAGTTTTTGCACACCGCCACCCTGCTGCACGACGACGTGGTCGACATGTCGGGCATGCGCCGTGGCCGCAAAACAGCCAATGCCACGTGGGGCAACGCCCCCAGCGTACTGGTTGGCGACTTCCTGTACTCACGCTCCTTCGAAATGATGGTTGAGCTGGGCTCGATGCCAGTGATGAAAATCCTGTCGCAAGCCACTCGCATCATTGCCGAAGGCGAAGTGCTGCAGCTGTCCAAGGTGCGCGACGCCAGCACCACCGAAGAAACCTATATGGAAGTCATTCGCGGCAAAACCGCGATGCTGTTCGAGGCTTCGACCCACAGTGCCGCCGCACTGGCCGGTGCCACGCCAGAACAAAGCGAAGCCCTGCGCACCTTTGGTGACCACCTGGGCGTGGCTTTCCAGCTGGTGGACGACCTGCTCGACTACCGCGGCGACGCCGAAACCCTGGGCAAGAACGTCGGTGACGATCTGGCCGAAGGCAAGCCGACACTGCCCTTGATCTACACCATGCGCGAAGGCACGCCAGAGCAGGCAGCCCTGGTGCGCAAGGCCATCCAGAAAGGTGGCATTGAAGATCTGGAGAGCATTCGTGAAGCCGTTGAGGCGTCCGGCTCGCTGGAGTACACCGCACAACTGGCTCGCGACTATGTGGCCCGTGCGATTGTCTGCCTTGAAGCCCTGCCGCCCAGCGAATACCGCGATGCGCTGGTGGAGCTGAGCGAGTTTGCGGTAGCCCGCACGCACTAA